A genomic segment from Bombus affinis isolate iyBomAffi1 chromosome 13, iyBomAffi1.2, whole genome shotgun sequence encodes:
- the LOC126923108 gene encoding 85/88 kDa calcium-independent phospholipase A2, whose protein sequence is MTWLGTIASNVLRNIVFQDIPPNIVQEVKPENYSNRHIECREDGIVLYGPGENEKKYEIVLHRPCTETLHQAYSLYRSEDNADIATHFIVYKDKVPVLVQICREMCNVNKIQKLCDTLMEHPTWTLAHLAAHFALYNAFTHADVNSQLNSGDTETGVSPLQVAVQTNNLRTVQMLIEAKSSLEHLDYSANTVYHYAAKSTKEIILALGGDLPNSLNSRNSNGHTPMHVACLNNKPECVKALLLIGADVNIPAAEGEPSSPSYVGDFLHSKPNVLHADDMKFGGTPLHWSLSREVINALIESNCDIDALNFDGRTALHIMAMRKRLSCVVALLSHMCSVNIVDKDGNTPLHLAVSDGTVAIVQSLIAFGADIDAKNWKSETSRHRVNIDNNEGQKILYILDAVGAKRCPPEMSDCNKGCKFNENYNGLAPQQPPRAVPRTVLDQMLHVSGMDKMAMQENQKIKGGRLLCLDGGGIRGLVLVQMLLEIESILQKPIVECFDWIAGTSTGGILTLGLAAGKSLRECQALYFRMKEEAFVGNRPYNSDGLEKVLKDCLGVNTVMSDIKKPKIMITAVLADRKPVDLYLFRNYDAPSTLLEHPQISMSLALSPSEQLLWHAARATGAAPSYFRAFGKFLDGGLIANNPTLDAMTEIHEYNLALKASGCGENAVPLSLVVSLGTGLIPSSPLKDIDIFRPDSLWDTAKFAMGISVLAVLLVDQATASDGRIVDRARNWCSMIGVPYYRFNPQLSLDIAMDEKSDEILAEMIWSAKAFMHANRDQINELAAVINRDL, encoded by the exons ATGACTTGGCTTGGAACGATCGCTAGCAACGTTCTTCGGAATATCGTATTCCAGGATATACCGCCGAACATAGTTCAAGAAGTCAAGCCTGAAAATTATAGTAATCGACATATTGAATGCCGCGAGGATGGTATCGTACTTTATGGTCCaggtgaaaatgaaaaaaaatatgaaattgttcTTCATAGGCCTTGTACAGAAACATTGCATCAAGCATATAG TCTATATAGATCAGAAGATAATGCAGATATCGCAACACATTTTATTGTGTATAAGGATAAGGTTCCAGTACTTGTTCAAATTTGTCGCGAG ATGTGTAATGTGAATAAGATACAGAAATTATGTGATACTTTGATGGAACATCCGACATGGACACTGGCACATTTGGCAGCTCATTTTGCCCTTTATAACGCCTTTACCCATGCTGATGTAAATAGTCAGTTGAACAGTGGAGATACAGAAACAGGGGTGTCTCCTTTGCAAGTTGCGGTGCAAACGAATAATCTGCGTACAGTGCAAATGTTGATCGAAGCTAAAAGTTCATTGGAGCATCTGGATTATAGCGCAAATACCGTCTATCATTATGCAGCCAAATCTactaaagaaataattttagcCCTTGGAGGTGATCTTCCAAACAGTTTAAATAGTCGTAACAGTAATGGACATACACCGATGCATGTCGCTTGTTTGAATAATAAGCCCGAATGCGTTAAAGCTCTTCTTTTAATTGGAGCGGATGTGAACATTCCTGCTGCCGAGGGTGAACCTTCTAGTCCTAGTTACGTAGGAGATTTCTTGCACAGTAAACCAAATGTTCTTCATGCCGATGACATGAAATTTGGCGGTACGCCATTGCATTGGTCACTGAGCAGGGAGGTGATTAATGCTCTAATAGAAAGTAATTGCGATATAGATGCTTTGAATTTCGACGGTCGTACAGCGTTGCACATCATGGCAATGAGGAAACGATTATCATGCGTAGTGGCTTTGTTAAGTCATATGTGTTCTGTAAATATCGTCGACAAGGATGGCAATACTCCGCTGCATTTAGCGGTTTCCGATGGTACAGTGGCAATAGTGCAATCGCTGATCGCTTTCGGAGCAGACATTGATGCAAAAAATTGGAAGTCGGAAACGTCACGGCATCGTGTGAATATCGATAACAACGAGGGTCAGAAAATTTTGTATATCCTAGATGCGGTAGGCGCTAAACGTTGTCCACCAGAAATGTCAGATTGTAACAAAGGCTGCAAGTTCAATGAAAATTATAACGGTCTCGCACCGCAGCAACCACCAAGGGCTGTACCGCGTACAGTGTTGGATCAAATGTTACACGTTTCTGGGATGGACAAGATGGCTATGCAAGAAAaccagaaaataaaaggtgGTCGACTTCTTTGTCTAGATGGAGGAGGAATTCGTGGTTTGGTCCTTGTACAAATGTTATTGGAGATCGAGTCGATCCTGCAGAAACCTATCGTAGAATGCTTCGATTGGATCGCGGGCACTTCTACAGGTGGAATCTTGACTCTTGGTCTAGCTGCTGGCAAGTCCTTGCGAGAATGTCAGGCACTGTATTTCCGCATGAAAGAGGAAGCTTTCGTCGGTAATCGTCCATACAACAGCGACGGTTTAGAGAAAGTATTAAAAGATTGCCTAGGTGTTAATACGGTGATGTCGGATATCAAGAAACCCAAGATAATGATCACTGCTGTATTGGCTGATAGAAAGCCTGTCGATCTTTATTTGTTTCGTAATTACGATGCACCCAGTACACTACTCGAGCATCCACAGATCTCGATGTCTCTCGCTTTGTCACCGAGCGAACAATTGCTTTGGCATGCAGCGAGAGCAACCGGGGCAGCTCCATCGTATTTTCGAGCGTTCGGCAAATTTCTGGATGGTGGATTGATAGCGAATAACCCGACTTTGGATGCCATGACTGAAATCCATGAATACAATCTCGCTTTAAAGGCTTCTGGATGCGGAGAAAATGCGGTCCCCTTGTCTCTGGTCGTTTCTCTTGGCACTGGTCTAATACCTTCTAGTCCATTGAAAGATATCGACATATTTCGGCCCGATAGTTTATGGGATACCGCAAAGTTTGCAATGGGAATATCGGTACTCGCGGTACTATTGGTGGATCAAGCAACAGCAAGCGACGGAAGGATCGTTGATCGTGCCAGAAACTGGTGTTCCATGATCGGAGTGCCTTACTACAGATTTAATCCTCAACTATCCCTGGATATCGCCATGGATGAAAAAAGCGACGAGATTTTGGCAGAAATGATATGGAGCGCTAAAGCGTTTATGCATGCCAATAGGGATCAAATAAATGAATTAGCTGCTGTGATAAATCGCGATCTCTAA
- the LOC126923133 gene encoding transcription factor SOX-10-like — translation MEAHQGGGLSSAATETEAGPSSSERCGNEQCTSSLDDAVGKLLQGYDWTLLPVTSRAGGRRSAHVKRPMNAFMVWAQAARRRLADQYPQLHNAELSKTLGKLWRILSDGEKQPFIEEAERLRNAHKKQHPHYKYQPRRRKPKSEEQMGIVMHRATLSSPGTSLDSTNSSDCTYPRLYPDTGIKTYDRPTYHDSKTSYDLSRSAWSADTSKYPVDHSIVESKPYDGIRYESNVAAKSYVDAKCYETVKYHEVSTAAKYHETIPKYSELQTKPYDLPKYPENPLKYPADVTSPGKSYACVHSQYYSAPEGYTMHEENEYQTQGVSTHSFYPYISASMTQPPYYMGPR, via the exons ATGGAAGCCCATCAAGGTGGCGGTTTATCGTCTGCTGCGACAGAAACGGAAGCTGGACCGTCGAGCAGCGAACGATGCGGCAACGAGCAATGCACCAGCTCTCTGGACGATGCAGTGGGCAAGCTACTTCAAG GCTACGACTGGACCCTGCTTCCGGTCACTTCTCGCGCAGGAGGACGAAGAAGCGCTCACGTGAAACGTCCGATGAACGCGTTTATGGTTTGGGCTCAAGCGGCCAGACGCAGATTGGCGGATCAATATCCGCAGCTTCACAACGCCGAACTTTCGAAAACGTTAGGAAAACTGTGGAG AATCCTAAGCGACGGTGAGAAACAACCGTTCATAGAGGAAGCTGAGAGACTGAGGAACGCGCACAAAAAGCAACATCCGCATTACAAG TATCAGCCGCGTCGACGGAAACCAAAATCGGAGGAACAAATGGGCATCGTGATGCATCGAGCTACTTTGTCCTCTCCAGGCACGTCTCTAGACTCTACCAACTCGTCCGACTGCACTTATCCTCGCCTATATCCAGATACCGGGATCAAAACGTACGACAGACCGACTTACCACGATAGCAAAACCAGCTACGATCTGTCGAGATCGGCTTGGTCCGCCGACACGAGCAAATACCCGGTCGATCATTCGATCGTAGAAAGCAAACCGTACGACGGTATCAGATACGAATCGAACGTAGCGGCGAAAAGCTACGTGGACGCCAAGTGCTACGAGACGGTCAAGTATCACGAGGTATCTACCGCTGCAAAATATCACGAGACGATTCCAAAGTATTCCGAGTTGCAAACGAAGCCTTACGATCTACCCAAATACCCGGAGAATCCCTTAAAATATCCCGCGGATGTTACCAGCCCGGGCAAATCATACGCGTGCGTACACAGCCAGTATTACTCCGCTCCAGAGGGATACACGATGCACGAGGAGAATGAATACCAAACGCAGGGAGTTTCGACCCATTCTTTCTATCCGTATATTTCCGCGTCTATGACGCAACCGCCTTATTACATGGGTCCTCGATAA